In Cupriavidus basilensis, one genomic interval encodes:
- a CDS encoding fimbrial protein, which yields MQPFHQILRGLAARLIPAIVLVVVASISPKALAFTTVTAFGSTLNLPNSLPTGTIISRYTIPLSQLCGAASSCQVSRVTLFPNGGYTTAPGPLVTTNVSGISTRLLVNGQPVTEFSSNGSNFLIVNSPLEVQLLRDARPLSAGSLAGVHGGDPAYYWLCLPGKTCDAWNGGLAINLAATVRLVNGTCSTPDQSVALPSMVLYKFKGVGSTGDQSGTKGFDLRFNNCPPGFARVGYTLTPIGGPLPALAGALPVAGGSTAKGVAIQITGTNGTPATFNQSFPLSAYNSSTGGSYTIPMNARYIQTESTVTPGTISGMMSVLVDYQ from the coding sequence ATGCAACCGTTTCATCAAATCCTGCGCGGTCTCGCTGCGCGACTGATCCCGGCAATCGTTCTTGTCGTTGTCGCATCGATTTCGCCGAAAGCACTCGCGTTCACCACTGTCACTGCGTTCGGATCGACGCTTAACCTGCCGAACAGCTTGCCAACAGGCACCATCATCAGTCGCTATACGATTCCGTTGAGTCAACTCTGCGGCGCGGCATCGTCGTGCCAGGTTTCCAGGGTGACCCTTTTTCCGAATGGCGGGTATACCACTGCACCCGGACCGCTAGTCACGACCAACGTATCGGGCATCTCTACTCGCCTGCTGGTCAACGGCCAACCCGTCACCGAATTCTCCAGCAACGGTAGCAACTTCCTCATCGTCAATTCGCCACTCGAAGTGCAACTGCTGCGCGACGCCCGCCCGTTGTCGGCCGGCAGCCTCGCGGGCGTGCACGGCGGGGACCCGGCCTATTACTGGTTGTGCTTGCCCGGCAAGACCTGCGATGCGTGGAACGGGGGTCTCGCAATCAATCTGGCGGCCACCGTCAGGCTGGTCAACGGCACCTGCTCGACCCCGGATCAAAGCGTCGCGCTGCCCTCCATGGTCTTGTACAAGTTCAAGGGCGTGGGATCGACCGGCGACCAGTCGGGCACGAAGGGGTTCGACCTTCGCTTCAACAACTGCCCGCCCGGCTTCGCGCGCGTCGGTTACACGCTCACCCCGATCGGAGGCCCGCTGCCCGCCCTCGCCGGCGCGCTGCCGGTCGCCGGCGGCTCGACGGCGAAGGGCGTGGCGATCCAGATCACTGGCACGAACGGCACGCCCGCAACGTTCAATCAATCGTTTCCGCTCAGCGCCTATAACAGCTCGACCGGCGGCTCGTACACGATCCCGATGAACGCGCGCTACATTCAAACCGAATCCACAGTCACGCCCGGCACGATTTCCGGCATGATGTCCGTGCTGGTGGATTACCAGTAA
- a CDS encoding acyloxyacyl hydrolase: protein MLRSVFSFVLISSALASAAALAAPASEDAAWFEPVRLGAALGAGGDASIARLEARWNLKTDLWATSSRSVRVRLGLEASVGGWNPHGSNSNLMGDVGFTPIFRVQGAGRSGPFAEVGAGVHLLSRTRISDSKVFSTAFQFGDRIAAGYRFGDALDSELAVRFQHYSNAGIKEPNPGINFYMLQYSARF from the coding sequence ATGCTTCGATCTGTCTTCTCCTTCGTCCTGATTTCCAGTGCGCTTGCCAGCGCCGCCGCGCTTGCCGCGCCCGCCAGCGAGGATGCCGCGTGGTTCGAGCCGGTGCGTCTTGGGGCAGCACTGGGTGCGGGCGGCGATGCCTCGATCGCACGCCTGGAGGCGCGATGGAACCTCAAGACCGACCTTTGGGCGACGAGTTCGCGGTCAGTCCGTGTTCGCCTGGGTCTCGAAGCTTCCGTGGGTGGATGGAATCCACATGGCAGCAATAGCAACCTCATGGGCGATGTGGGCTTTACCCCCATCTTCCGGGTTCAGGGTGCTGGCCGCTCGGGGCCCTTCGCCGAGGTTGGCGCCGGCGTGCACCTGCTGTCGCGCACCCGCATCTCGGACTCAAAAGTATTCTCGACGGCGTTCCAGTTTGGCGATCGCATTGCCGCCGGCTACCGGTTCGGCGACGCGCTCGACTCGGAACTGGCGGTGCGCTTCCAGCACTATTCCAACGCCGGCATCAAGGAGCCGAACCCCGGCATCAACTTCTACATGCTTCAGTACTCGGCCCGCTTCTAA
- a CDS encoding alpha/beta hydrolase codes for MSVNGSAEAIEFTLDGDVIRGTFYLPAGATGQVPAVVLAHGWSMVAGGDLEDYAAAVVNEGIAALTFDFRRLGRSGGQPRQEIDPAWQIEDFRAAISYVRSRPEVDRERIGIWGSSYSGGHALVVAAIDKRVRCVVSQVPTISGFAAAQRRLRYDKARTLQAAFEADREARFAGAPPATLRMIDAEPEAPVAYPGRDSYDYMHGEAQRCPSWVNEVTLRSLELARAYEPGAYIRRIAPTPLLMIVATEDGLTPADLQQEAFNQAHQPKQLLLLGGGHYSVYTAHFGQTSRAAASWFAQHLGKPVQGR; via the coding sequence ATGAGCGTGAATGGATCGGCTGAAGCGATCGAATTCACGCTGGATGGCGACGTGATCCGCGGTACGTTCTACTTGCCTGCCGGCGCCACGGGCCAGGTGCCGGCGGTGGTGCTGGCGCACGGGTGGTCGATGGTGGCGGGCGGCGACCTGGAGGATTACGCGGCGGCGGTTGTCAATGAGGGCATCGCGGCCCTGACGTTCGATTTCCGGCGGCTGGGCCGCAGCGGCGGGCAGCCCCGGCAGGAGATCGATCCCGCCTGGCAGATCGAGGATTTCCGCGCGGCGATCTCCTACGTGCGCAGCCGGCCCGAGGTCGACCGCGAGCGCATCGGCATCTGGGGTTCGAGCTACAGCGGCGGGCATGCCCTGGTCGTGGCCGCCATCGACAAACGGGTCAGGTGCGTGGTCAGCCAGGTCCCGACCATCAGCGGCTTTGCCGCCGCACAGCGGCGCCTGCGCTACGACAAGGCGCGCACGCTGCAGGCCGCGTTCGAGGCGGATCGCGAGGCCCGCTTTGCCGGAGCGCCGCCGGCCACGCTGCGCATGATCGATGCCGAGCCCGAGGCGCCGGTCGCCTATCCCGGCCGCGACTCGTATGACTACATGCATGGCGAGGCGCAGCGCTGCCCGTCCTGGGTCAACGAGGTCACGCTGCGCTCGCTGGAGCTGGCGCGCGCCTATGAGCCGGGTGCCTATATCCGGCGTATCGCGCCAACGCCGCTGCTGATGATCGTCGCGACCGAAGATGGCCTGACGCCAGCCGACCTGCAGCAAGAGGCCTTTAACCAGGCACACCAGCCCAAGCAACTGCTGCTGCTCGGCGGCGGGCACTACTCGGTCTACACGGCGCATTTCGGCCAGACCAGCCGCGCGGCGGCAAGCTGGTTCGCCCAGCACCTGGGCAAGCCGGTGCAAGGGCGATGA
- a CDS encoding LysR family transcriptional regulator yields the protein MDLKQLECFLAVARELHFGRAAEKLNVSQSSVSEAVKALEHALGGLLFDRTSRRVALTPLGETLRKGAAPALIQLKASIEDCKQQAAGKPRLLKIGFLGGGFYELHQPFVTEAKAAHPEIELEFVELTYVTHFAAVSDGTVDAAFCRLPLGADGLRHGPVIMRDQRLLCVPQDHPLATTGLVDPELLAQERLVRMVPGSVNQEWQDYHFPRHTPQGKPIGEGPVIRTIREAIAAVGTRQALLMLTKRAASYYATPQIAFVEIDLPAMPSALVWRADDRRPILQELDALLLRIGRRYGIAPA from the coding sequence ATGGACCTGAAGCAACTGGAGTGCTTTCTGGCAGTCGCGCGCGAGCTGCACTTCGGCCGGGCCGCCGAGAAGCTCAACGTGAGCCAGTCGTCGGTATCCGAGGCGGTCAAGGCGCTGGAGCACGCGCTGGGCGGGCTGCTGTTCGACCGCACCAGCCGGCGCGTCGCGCTGACGCCGCTGGGCGAGACCCTGCGCAAGGGCGCGGCGCCAGCGCTCATTCAGCTCAAGGCATCGATCGAGGACTGCAAGCAGCAGGCGGCGGGCAAGCCGCGTTTGTTGAAGATTGGCTTTCTCGGCGGTGGTTTTTATGAGCTGCACCAGCCGTTCGTGACCGAAGCCAAGGCCGCGCACCCCGAGATCGAGCTGGAATTCGTGGAACTGACCTATGTGACGCACTTCGCCGCCGTCAGCGACGGCACGGTGGATGCAGCCTTCTGCCGGCTGCCGCTGGGGGCCGACGGCCTGCGCCATGGGCCCGTGATCATGCGGGACCAGCGCCTGCTGTGCGTGCCGCAGGATCACCCGCTCGCCACCACCGGATTGGTGGATCCTGAGCTGCTGGCGCAGGAGCGGCTGGTGCGCATGGTGCCGGGCTCGGTCAACCAGGAATGGCAGGACTATCACTTCCCGCGCCACACACCGCAGGGCAAGCCGATCGGCGAAGGGCCCGTGATACGCACCATCCGTGAAGCCATTGCTGCCGTCGGCACCAGACAGGCCCTGCTCATGCTGACCAAGCGCGCCGCCAGCTACTACGCGACGCCGCAGATCGCGTTCGTCGAGATCGACCTGCCGGCCATGCCATCGGCACTGGTGTGGCGGGCCGACGACCGCAGACCGATCCTTCAGGAACTGGACGCGCTGCTGCTGCGCATTGGCCGCCGCTACGGCATCGCGCCCGCCTGA
- a CDS encoding lysozyme inhibitor LprI family protein: protein MVAGAQWEAQREDCFMRTMMLIGFGLATCLPAMTFAASTAPVPGERALREECSAFSQAGMRDCLAKNAQDSQKALRNIEEEAVSALSRWDEESRYVSQAKAKLAASNREFSRYRDSQCEFSASLSGGGAGNAHEIRRLACVSEFNNRRAEQLRDAVSDLPRK from the coding sequence ATGGTCGCTGGTGCGCAATGGGAAGCGCAAAGGGAAGACTGCTTTATGCGCACAATGATGCTGATCGGTTTTGGGCTGGCGACCTGCTTGCCAGCAATGACTTTCGCGGCCTCCACTGCGCCTGTTCCTGGCGAGCGGGCCTTGCGTGAAGAATGCAGTGCCTTTTCTCAAGCGGGAATGCGGGACTGTCTGGCGAAGAATGCCCAAGATAGCCAGAAGGCTTTACGGAACATCGAGGAGGAAGCGGTCAGCGCTCTGTCCAGATGGGACGAAGAAAGCAGGTACGTCAGCCAGGCCAAGGCCAAGCTTGCCGCATCAAACAGGGAGTTTTCCAGGTACCGTGATAGCCAATGTGAATTCTCGGCTTCGCTAAGCGGCGGTGGCGCTGGCAATGCGCATGAGATAAGGCGTTTGGCTTGCGTCTCGGAATTTAACAACAGACGTGCCGAACAACTACGCGATGCGGTGTCTGACTTGCCGCGCAAATAG
- a CDS encoding filamentous hemagglutinin N-terminal domain-containing protein translates to MIARQPRCSTLLSALLLAVPALHASMASAQISAAPGGPAIGATANGVPLVQINAPNAAGVSHNQFQNYNVGANGLVLNNSANGAATQIGGNVAGNAALANGAAGVILNEVVGNSRTMLNGTTEIAGQRAALIVANPNGISVDGGSVLNASRVTLTTGTPTLTSGGSVSGFTVAGGDIAITGRGFDASTVDKVDLLSRSMKIDAAVRAKDLIRAVAGRNDIAYDGDRIDAEQTKGTDHVPVHAIDVAALGGMYANAISLRSTEGGAGVNIAGKVQALTGDLKIEKTGLVITTADQGGGKASDDKAGGETVSTEVAPGFVVAEKATEDKISVRAGAQLLAAGATDIRSNSVDNAGAISGKSGVSFKSAVLINDGTITSDGDIKLNTATLRNTKTIKASGTLTADTSTMTNGADGTMESERDLSVKAATLTNDGVIRSNAGNLNVDAVATSNNGTLASATGTTKVKATTFTNSGKITASQNLSVNTTTARNEGTLSSEHGNLDFSSLTFTNVDRLSAKEGKVKVQSMIYSNSGTIEQAPLVAQVKPVEPSKPVEQAKPVEPTKPVEQAKPVEPSKPVEQAKPVEPTKPVEQAKPVEPTKPVEQAKPVEPTKPVEQAKPIEPAKPVQQAKPAQVWPVQQAWPVQQTWTVQAPAANPWWQATPISWNTRWY, encoded by the coding sequence ATGATTGCCCGCCAGCCCCGCTGCAGCACCTTGCTGAGCGCCCTGTTGCTGGCCGTCCCAGCGCTTCACGCCTCCATGGCATCCGCGCAGATCAGCGCGGCGCCTGGCGGCCCGGCTATCGGCGCGACCGCCAATGGCGTGCCGCTCGTGCAGATCAACGCGCCGAACGCCGCCGGCGTATCGCACAACCAGTTCCAGAACTACAACGTGGGCGCCAATGGCCTGGTGCTCAACAACAGCGCCAACGGCGCCGCCACGCAGATCGGCGGCAATGTCGCGGGCAATGCCGCGCTCGCCAATGGCGCCGCCGGCGTCATCCTGAACGAGGTGGTCGGCAATTCCCGCACCATGCTCAACGGCACGACGGAAATCGCCGGGCAGCGCGCCGCGCTGATCGTCGCCAACCCGAACGGCATCTCCGTCGATGGCGGCAGCGTGCTGAACGCTTCGCGCGTCACGCTGACCACGGGCACGCCGACGCTCACCAGCGGCGGCTCCGTGTCCGGCTTCACGGTGGCCGGCGGCGACATCGCCATCACCGGCAGGGGGTTCGATGCCAGCACGGTGGACAAGGTCGACCTGCTGTCGCGTTCCATGAAGATCGACGCGGCGGTCCGTGCCAAGGACCTGATCCGCGCCGTGGCGGGCCGCAACGATATCGCCTATGACGGCGACCGTATCGATGCCGAGCAAACCAAGGGGACCGATCACGTGCCCGTGCACGCGATCGACGTGGCCGCGCTCGGCGGCATGTACGCCAACGCCATTTCGCTGCGCAGCACCGAAGGTGGCGCCGGCGTAAACATCGCAGGCAAGGTGCAGGCGCTCACCGGCGACCTGAAGATCGAGAAGACCGGCCTGGTCATCACCACGGCGGATCAGGGCGGTGGGAAGGCCAGCGACGACAAGGCTGGCGGCGAAACCGTCAGCACCGAAGTCGCCCCTGGCTTCGTCGTCGCCGAGAAGGCCACCGAGGACAAGATCAGCGTACGGGCCGGCGCGCAACTGCTGGCTGCGGGCGCCACCGATATCCGTTCGAACAGCGTGGACAATGCCGGCGCGATCAGCGGCAAATCCGGCGTCTCGTTCAAGTCGGCGGTGCTGATCAATGACGGGACCATCACGTCGGACGGTGACATCAAGCTGAACACGGCCACGCTGCGCAACACGAAGACCATCAAGGCCAGCGGCACGCTGACGGCCGATACTTCCACCATGACCAATGGCGCTGATGGCACGATGGAATCGGAGCGGGACCTTTCGGTCAAGGCCGCCACCCTGACTAACGATGGCGTGATCCGTTCCAACGCCGGCAACCTCAACGTGGATGCCGTAGCCACCAGTAACAACGGTACGCTCGCCAGCGCGACTGGCACCACCAAGGTGAAGGCGACGACGTTCACGAACTCCGGCAAGATCACCGCGAGCCAGAATCTGTCGGTCAATACAACGACCGCCAGGAACGAAGGCACGCTGTCCAGCGAGCACGGCAACCTCGACTTCTCCAGCCTCACGTTCACCAACGTGGACCGCTTGTCCGCCAAAGAGGGCAAGGTGAAGGTGCAGTCGATGATCTACTCCAACTCCGGGACCATCGAGCAGGCCCCGCTGGTGGCGCAGGTCAAGCCCGTGGAGCCGTCCAAGCCGGTGGAGCAGGCCAAGCCCGTTGAGCCGACCAAGCCGGTCGAGCAGGCCAAGCCCGTTGAGCCGAGCAAGCCGGTTGAGCAAGCCAAGCCCGTTGAGCCGACCAAGCCGGTGGAGCAGGCCAAGCCCGTTGAGCCGACCAAGCCGGTGGAGCAGGCTAAGCCCGTTGAGCCGACCAAGCCGGTCGAGCAAGCCAAGCCCATCGAGCCCGCCAAGCCCGTGCAGCAAGCCAAGCCCGCGCAGGTCTGGCCCGTACAGCAGGCCTGGCCCGTGCAGCAGACCTGGACCGTGCAGGCGCCCGCAGCCAACCCCTGGTGGCAAGCGACGCCCATCAGCTGGAATACGCGCTGGTACTGA
- a CDS encoding amidohydrolase has protein sequence MLLAAVNAGAATLAQPGEPDDKRASQLSGLVTTMYPELDALYKDLHAHPELAFAETRTASRLAGEMRALGFEVTENVGKTGVVALYRNGPGPTIMVRTDMDGLPMEEKTSLPYASKAVTTWNGRESFVAHSCGHDLHMATWVGAARALVAMKAQWRGTLMFVAQPAEEIGAGARAMLADGLFKRFPKPDTALALHTDPRPYGTVSYSVGPMTSAASAFEIVFKGRGGHGSAPNKALDPVIIAARFVTDVQAVTSREKDPMAFGVITVGALQAGSSGNIIPDSAVLRGTIRAYDSGVRELLVDGVRRVARASASAAAAPEPEITITDNGLGVVNSETVVARVEAALQAGLGKDKVARTRPLTTSEDFAEYGGEGVPSMFFLVGVLDPADVSAANKRGGKPLVFNHSPYFAPVPEPSIKTGVTAMSLAVLSLLAAP, from the coding sequence ATGCTGCTTGCCGCAGTCAATGCCGGTGCCGCAACATTGGCACAACCCGGCGAGCCTGACGACAAGCGAGCCAGCCAGCTGAGCGGCCTGGTCACAACCATGTATCCCGAGCTGGACGCCTTGTACAAGGATCTGCACGCGCACCCCGAGCTTGCATTCGCCGAGACCCGCACCGCATCGCGACTCGCCGGGGAGATGCGCGCGCTCGGCTTCGAGGTGACCGAGAACGTGGGAAAGACCGGCGTGGTGGCCCTGTACCGCAACGGCCCGGGCCCGACCATCATGGTGCGCACCGACATGGATGGCCTGCCCATGGAGGAGAAAACCTCCCTGCCCTATGCCAGCAAGGCAGTCACCACGTGGAACGGGCGCGAGAGCTTCGTTGCGCATAGCTGTGGCCACGACTTGCACATGGCGACCTGGGTAGGCGCCGCGCGCGCCCTGGTCGCCATGAAGGCCCAATGGCGCGGCACCTTGATGTTCGTGGCGCAGCCGGCTGAAGAGATCGGCGCTGGCGCCAGGGCCATGCTGGCCGACGGGCTGTTCAAGCGCTTTCCCAAGCCTGACACGGCGCTTGCCTTGCACACGGATCCCCGGCCTTACGGCACGGTCAGTTACAGCGTGGGCCCGATGACGTCTGCCGCCAGCGCGTTCGAGATCGTCTTCAAAGGCCGTGGCGGACACGGCTCCGCACCCAACAAGGCGCTGGACCCGGTCATCATTGCCGCGCGATTCGTCACGGATGTGCAGGCCGTGACGAGCCGGGAAAAGGACCCGATGGCATTCGGCGTGATTACCGTCGGTGCGCTCCAGGCAGGAAGCTCGGGCAATATCATTCCCGACAGCGCAGTCTTGCGCGGCACCATCCGCGCTTACGATTCCGGGGTACGGGAATTGCTCGTCGACGGGGTGCGGCGCGTTGCGCGGGCATCGGCAAGCGCGGCCGCTGCCCCTGAACCGGAGATCACGATTACCGACAATGGCCTCGGCGTGGTGAACAGCGAGACGGTGGTCGCACGCGTCGAGGCCGCGTTGCAGGCGGGCCTTGGCAAGGACAAGGTGGCCCGTACACGGCCGCTCACGACCAGTGAGGATTTCGCGGAGTACGGCGGCGAGGGCGTGCCTTCGATGTTCTTCCTTGTGGGAGTGCTTGACCCCGCAGACGTCTCGGCCGCAAACAAGCGCGGCGGCAAGCCCCTGGTGTTCAATCACTCGCCCTACTTCGCCCCGGTGCCCGAGCCGTCGATCAAGACCGGTGTCACCGCCATGAGCCTGGCCGTGCTTAGCCTGCTCGCCGCGCCTTGA
- a CDS encoding fimbrial protein: MPRQHRVVQESAVRCRRAILGIGCTAAFALPVSEALASCSIIARGVGPVEYLEVRLPAWSPSSFDPTVPDGTVLFSEKGTATGPSGDLTCTSLIGTVKYEGKGAPGAFNTYATGVSGIGVRIDGGWTGWWPQQTHVAKEAGYYVGGGDFKVELVKTGPITAGGSLSGEIGTTTAVDHGFVVRRVFINGSLPIRPQVPACRVMTPSISVPLGQIPIRAFKGVGTTTDAQPFEIRLQCSGGNQGTSTRMYFTMTDGTNWSNRSNLLSLSRDAKATGVGIQVLRGTDNSLVSYGPDSSQSNNPNQWFIGQFGNVPVTIPFKARYIQTASTVTPGEAKGYATFTMSYQ, encoded by the coding sequence ATGCCACGACAGCATCGCGTTGTTCAGGAAAGTGCCGTGCGGTGTCGCCGGGCAATACTTGGAATTGGCTGCACCGCAGCGTTTGCCCTTCCTGTTTCGGAGGCACTGGCGAGCTGCTCGATCATCGCCAGGGGGGTCGGACCCGTCGAGTATCTCGAGGTCAGGCTTCCCGCGTGGTCGCCCTCCTCGTTTGACCCCACGGTTCCAGACGGCACGGTTCTCTTTTCCGAAAAGGGGACGGCAACCGGGCCCAGTGGCGACCTTACCTGCACATCCCTGATTGGCACGGTCAAATACGAGGGAAAAGGGGCTCCAGGGGCCTTTAATACTTATGCCACCGGCGTTTCCGGGATCGGTGTGCGCATTGACGGAGGATGGACCGGATGGTGGCCGCAACAGACCCATGTTGCAAAGGAGGCGGGCTACTACGTGGGAGGCGGGGATTTCAAGGTGGAACTGGTCAAGACCGGCCCGATCACGGCGGGCGGGTCACTGTCTGGCGAAATCGGCACGACTACCGCGGTCGATCACGGCTTCGTCGTCCGGCGTGTCTTCATCAACGGTTCGCTCCCCATCAGGCCGCAGGTCCCCGCATGCAGGGTGATGACGCCGTCCATCTCGGTGCCGCTCGGCCAGATTCCGATCCGCGCGTTCAAAGGCGTTGGCACGACCACCGACGCGCAGCCGTTCGAGATTCGGCTGCAGTGCTCGGGGGGGAATCAAGGAACGTCCACGCGGATGTATTTCACGATGACGGACGGCACCAACTGGTCGAACCGAAGCAACCTGCTGTCCCTGTCGCGTGACGCCAAGGCAACGGGCGTCGGCATTCAGGTGCTGCGCGGCACCGATAACAGCCTGGTCAGTTATGGCCCCGATTCCTCACAGAGCAACAATCCGAACCAGTGGTTCATCGGGCAGTTCGGCAATGTGCCGGTGACGATCCCGTTCAAGGCGCGCTACATCCAGACCGCCTCTACCGTGACACCCGGCGAGGCAAAAGGCTACGCCACGTTCACGATGAGCTACCAGTAA
- a CDS encoding ShlB/FhaC/HecB family hemolysin secretion/activation protein, which produces MKSIRIIGGAVALLLLRAPAATAQSLTPHAAAETTETTRRQAQQVDEALTRASPAAPVLSGSEASPHATLVFPAESPCFAISRLEWKNAEAFAWLVRAVQVQDVCIGSEGITRLRDHLRYLLIERGYVTTQVLIGQQDLRAGKLEIELLPGRIGSIAETGDAPGRRQMAMPMAEGDVLNLRDLDQTLENIRTVAGDASVRMVLEPGKEFGQTDLAIHHAPEVRRWRAIVTADNSGIDATGKNQLGGVLVVDSPLGLYDQLIATYNNDAHFGNRSVGSRAMGLQWTVPYGYGSFWLGANQYDFLQTIATSAGNLPYTGRTRTFEVGASHVAYRTGTMKGTVRAKLSRRSDDVRLSDWPIGVQTRDITGYTLSYAHYQRARRMTFTGGLGVRGSIPAWSANSGYVSGRTQWSGRYSILSANASVDAPFSVGRQRFGYRASMNAQAAPNAIPATEMLSIGSRYSVRGFDGSRTLVGQSGWVLRNEVAVAIGNTGQEAYAAADAGAVGGSVTRELAGRTLVGAALGVRGEYGKVGYDVSVGMPVAKPAGFEAARVTVAVQLSMKL; this is translated from the coding sequence ATGAAATCCATCCGTATTATCGGCGGCGCAGTGGCGCTGCTCCTGCTTCGGGCCCCCGCGGCCACCGCACAGTCACTGACACCGCATGCGGCCGCCGAGACCACAGAAACGACACGCCGCCAGGCGCAGCAGGTTGACGAGGCGCTGACGCGCGCCTCGCCCGCGGCGCCGGTGCTGTCGGGCAGCGAAGCGTCCCCGCACGCGACACTCGTCTTTCCCGCCGAGTCGCCGTGCTTCGCTATCTCGCGCCTTGAGTGGAAGAACGCCGAGGCGTTCGCATGGCTGGTGCGTGCCGTGCAGGTGCAGGACGTGTGCATCGGGTCCGAGGGCATCACCCGCCTGCGCGACCATCTGCGCTACCTGCTCATCGAGCGCGGCTACGTCACCACGCAAGTGCTGATCGGCCAGCAAGACTTGCGCGCCGGCAAGCTGGAGATCGAGCTTTTGCCAGGGCGCATCGGCAGCATCGCCGAGACCGGCGACGCGCCGGGCCGCCGCCAGATGGCGATGCCGATGGCCGAAGGCGACGTGCTCAATCTGCGCGATCTCGACCAGACACTGGAAAACATCCGCACCGTGGCCGGCGACGCATCGGTACGGATGGTGCTGGAGCCGGGCAAGGAATTTGGCCAGACCGATCTCGCCATTCACCATGCGCCCGAGGTGCGCCGCTGGCGGGCCATCGTCACCGCCGACAACTCCGGCATCGACGCCACCGGCAAGAACCAGCTCGGCGGCGTCCTGGTGGTGGATTCCCCCCTGGGACTGTACGACCAGCTCATCGCCACCTACAACAATGACGCGCACTTCGGCAACCGTAGCGTCGGATCGCGCGCGATGGGCCTGCAATGGACGGTGCCGTATGGCTATGGCTCCTTCTGGCTGGGTGCGAACCAGTATGACTTCCTGCAGACGATCGCCACCAGCGCCGGCAACCTGCCCTACACGGGCCGCACGCGCACGTTCGAGGTGGGTGCCAGCCACGTGGCTTACCGTACCGGCACCATGAAGGGCACGGTGCGCGCCAAGCTGTCGCGGCGCTCGGACGACGTCCGGCTCAGCGATTGGCCGATCGGCGTGCAGACGCGCGACATCACCGGCTACACCCTCAGCTACGCCCACTATCAACGCGCGCGCCGCATGACGTTCACCGGCGGGCTAGGCGTGCGCGGGAGCATTCCCGCGTGGTCGGCCAACAGCGGCTATGTGAGCGGCAGAACGCAATGGAGTGGCCGCTACAGCATCCTCAGCGCCAACGCGAGCGTCGACGCGCCCTTCTCCGTCGGGCGGCAACGCTTTGGCTATCGCGCCAGCATGAATGCGCAGGCGGCGCCGAATGCGATTCCAGCAACCGAGATGCTTTCGATCGGCAGCCGGTACAGCGTGCGCGGCTTCGATGGCTCGCGCACTTTGGTGGGACAAAGCGGATGGGTGCTGCGCAATGAAGTCGCGGTGGCGATCGGGAACACCGGACAGGAAGCCTATGCCGCGGCCGACGCAGGCGCCGTGGGTGGCAGCGTGACGCGCGAGCTCGCCGGGCGAACGCTGGTTGGCGCGGCGCTCGGGGTGCGGGGCGAGTACGGCAAGGTTGGCTACGACGTGTCGGTCGGCATGCCGGTGGCCAAGCCGGCCGGGTTCGAGGCCGCGCGGGTAACGGTGGCCGTGCAGCTATCGATGAAGCTCTGA